The following are encoded in a window of Paenibacillus polymyxa genomic DNA:
- a CDS encoding acyltransferase, translating to MKPKTKEKIPELQLVRAMAILAVLMVHATSYATVQLTNSSLYVVYNALNVLMKYGTPVFIALSSMVLFYNYKDRPMGRQLLSRFYKQRLLYILLPYVMFSLFYFILSLMAGSSEPWNIATLAKSFALKLATGKAYTHLYYIFIMMQFYLAFPFVLWLFQRCRQLPQWSIVLGLLVQWSFVIGNKFLFQVQNKGSWALSYIACYMLGAALGYYYPQLKTWFLMRKGERSVAGVLTWIAIWGLWLISATMHVYMWYENRMYGISYNSLVFELMYNMYSLSSTLVILQICFLMFRRQHSFVTRKLERLGTLSFGVYLVHPFFLLLYRQFSPHIGSPQLIHVWYAGGFFFALLCSWLVVSIISRFLPFAWILFGQLPEIEKRQFKQENRISSTETALSKG from the coding sequence ATGAAGCCTAAGACCAAAGAAAAAATTCCCGAATTACAGTTGGTCAGAGCCATGGCGATTTTAGCCGTCTTGATGGTACATGCCACTTCTTATGCAACGGTTCAGCTTACAAATTCCAGCCTATATGTTGTATACAATGCCCTCAATGTGTTGATGAAGTATGGAACCCCCGTATTTATCGCGCTTAGCAGCATGGTGCTGTTCTACAACTACAAGGATCGTCCGATGGGACGACAGCTCTTAAGCCGCTTTTATAAGCAGAGATTGCTGTACATCCTCTTACCTTATGTCATGTTCTCTCTGTTTTATTTCATTCTGTCCCTTATGGCTGGCAGCTCCGAACCATGGAATATAGCCACACTTGCGAAGAGCTTTGCTCTGAAACTGGCCACAGGCAAAGCTTATACTCATTTATATTATATTTTTATCATGATGCAATTCTATCTCGCATTTCCATTCGTACTGTGGCTGTTCCAGCGTTGTCGGCAACTTCCACAATGGTCTATTGTCCTTGGGCTATTGGTACAGTGGTCATTTGTTATTGGAAATAAATTTCTATTTCAGGTTCAAAATAAGGGCAGTTGGGCACTGTCTTATATAGCCTGCTACATGCTGGGTGCTGCTCTCGGTTACTACTACCCACAGCTGAAAACGTGGTTTCTGATGCGTAAGGGGGAACGAAGTGTTGCCGGCGTGCTGACATGGATCGCAATTTGGGGTTTATGGCTGATTTCAGCCACCATGCATGTCTATATGTGGTACGAAAATAGAATGTACGGAATCTCGTACAATTCGCTAGTTTTTGAACTTATGTATAATATGTACAGCCTGTCTAGCACGCTGGTAATACTACAGATTTGCTTTTTAATGTTTAGACGACAACATTCCTTTGTCACTCGCAAACTGGAACGTCTGGGCACACTGTCGTTTGGTGTGTATCTGGTTCATCCGTTCTTCCTGCTCCTGTATCGGCAGTTTTCACCACATATCGGTTCTCCGCAGCTTATTCATGTGTGGTATGCCGGAGGTTTTTTCTTTGCACTTCTTTGCTCTTGGCTCGTCGTGTCGATCATCTCCCGTTTCCTGCCATTTGCTTGGATCTTGTTCGGTCAACTACCAGAAATAGAAAAAAGACAATTCAAGCAAGAAAACCGTATTTCTTCAACTGAAACAGCACTATCCAAAGGCTGA
- a CDS encoding LutC/YkgG family protein, with product MREQSNPSAQAKAAHEAWLQQMEAESHAKQVRFMDGIATRLKRPRQTEPPVQPFRGAPAFWHEFEWSAEQRIEEFTANFTSVGGHVVRLPDLEQTADWIALKARELGAAYIVRQNEPDLDALQLESALPEVRLSVWNTDPVEDWKARAAEADIGIVIADEAAAYTGSVAVLSSPKKGRAVSLLPTALIILLPVERLRTRLGEILSRFDEVGREQLPAGIHFITGPSRSSDIENDLTIGVHGPGIVYTLLVG from the coding sequence ATGAGGGAACAGAGTAATCCTTCTGCGCAAGCAAAAGCGGCCCATGAAGCGTGGCTTCAGCAAATGGAAGCAGAATCGCATGCTAAGCAAGTACGCTTTATGGACGGCATCGCGACGCGGCTCAAGCGTCCACGACAGACGGAGCCGCCAGTTCAGCCGTTTCGCGGGGCACCTGCATTTTGGCACGAATTCGAATGGAGCGCGGAGCAGCGCATCGAGGAGTTCACCGCCAACTTTACAAGTGTTGGCGGGCATGTCGTGCGTCTGCCGGATTTGGAGCAGACCGCAGACTGGATCGCGCTCAAAGCGCGAGAGCTGGGAGCGGCCTATATCGTCCGGCAGAATGAGCCGGACCTGGATGCGCTCCAGCTGGAATCGGCGCTGCCGGAAGTCCGTTTATCGGTGTGGAACACCGATCCAGTCGAGGACTGGAAGGCCCGCGCTGCCGAGGCGGATATCGGCATCGTCATCGCCGACGAAGCGGCTGCTTACACCGGTTCGGTAGCGGTGCTATCCTCGCCGAAGAAAGGCCGTGCGGTAAGCCTTTTGCCAACCGCACTGATTATTCTTCTGCCCGTAGAGCGCTTGCGAACACGACTGGGCGAGATTCTAAGTCGCTTTGACGAAGTCGGGCGTGAGCAACTGCCCGCAGGCATTCATTTTATTACTGGACCGAGCCGCTCGTCGGATATTGAAAATGATTTGACGATTGGCGTGCATGGACCCGGCATCGTCTATACGTTGTTAGTGGGCTAG
- a CDS encoding sensor histidine kinase codes for MKAKRYDTLGWKLAALSLAAFALTGLILMVFYYGASLLLWLNPSRSFFGTRLVRWTVNHIGSPLIMLVGGLPTYIYFFFLFTNNTIGYLREITTGMQEFADGDLSYTIPVSSADELGTLAKNMNTMADKLRLSLEEERASAKAKNDLITGVSHDLRTPLTSVIGFLEYIETDRYRDEIELRYYVNIAYEKSLTLKKLIDELFEYTRVSGGSLPLELEPVDLGKLLTQLAEEFVPSLEQADMSYRVRIVEPVRILADTDELVRLYENLFSNAIRYGKDGKRLDITIGREDDEAVVICTNYGTPIPAEDVPHLFERFYRVDKSRSKETGGTGLGLAITKSITELHDGHISVRSNRRQTDFETRFPLYHAR; via the coding sequence TTGAAGGCAAAACGATATGACACGTTGGGATGGAAGCTGGCAGCCCTTAGCCTTGCCGCTTTCGCTCTAACCGGACTGATTTTGATGGTGTTTTATTATGGAGCATCCTTGCTGCTATGGCTGAACCCTTCCCGTTCATTTTTTGGCACCCGTCTGGTTCGCTGGACCGTAAATCACATTGGGTCCCCACTGATCATGCTGGTGGGCGGGCTACCTACATATATTTATTTCTTTTTCCTTTTTACCAATAATACGATTGGCTACCTTCGCGAAATTACGACGGGGATGCAGGAGTTTGCTGATGGAGATCTGTCCTATACGATTCCTGTTTCTTCAGCGGACGAGCTGGGTACCTTGGCGAAAAATATGAACACCATGGCGGACAAGCTCCGTCTCTCACTGGAAGAAGAACGGGCTTCCGCCAAAGCCAAAAACGATCTGATCACCGGCGTATCTCATGATCTTCGCACCCCGCTAACATCCGTGATCGGTTTTTTGGAATATATTGAAACCGACCGCTATCGGGATGAAATTGAGCTGCGATATTATGTGAACATTGCTTATGAAAAGTCATTGACACTTAAAAAGCTGATCGACGAGCTGTTTGAATACACGCGTGTGAGCGGTGGCAGTCTGCCACTGGAGCTGGAGCCTGTAGATCTCGGCAAATTGCTCACTCAGCTTGCTGAGGAATTTGTACCCTCGCTGGAACAGGCGGACATGTCCTACCGTGTCCGAATCGTCGAGCCTGTTCGGATTCTAGCCGATACAGACGAGCTGGTACGCCTGTATGAAAATTTATTTTCCAACGCTATTCGGTACGGAAAAGACGGCAAACGCCTCGATATCACCATAGGACGCGAAGACGACGAGGCGGTGGTAATCTGCACCAACTACGGCACCCCAATTCCTGCGGAAGATGTCCCGCACTTGTTTGAGCGGTTTTACCGGGTGGACAAATCACGCTCCAAGGAAACTGGAGGCACCGGGCTAGGCCTTGCGATTACAAAAAGTATTACTGAGCTGCACGATGGCCACATTTCGGTTAGAAGCAATCGCAGACAAACAGATTTTGAAACCCGTTTTCCCCTCTATCATGCTCGTTAG
- a CDS encoding LutB/LldF family L-lactate oxidation iron-sulfur protein yields MTAVHSHSMNQKVKKRAELALNDDFLRNAVRFTTERLRNGKRVASEQHGNWEEWRERGRQIRLHTIAHLDYYLNLFVENARANGVHIHFADTAADAVRITLDIAAHSQARSVVKSKSMVSEELHLNQALEGADIETIESDLGEYIIQLAGEPPSHIVIPAIHKNRYQIAELLSKEAGEKLSADTTILAGFVRKKLREKFLEADIGMTGCNFAIAETGSMVLFENEGNARMVSTLPKTQITLMGMERIIPSWTDLEVMATLLPRSATGQKLTMYMSGISGPRRSQDADGPEEMHIIIVDNGRSLQLGNPEFQELLNCIRCGACLNACPVYRHIGGHAYGGTYSGPIGAVLTPALHGNIEEWNDIASASSLCGACYEACPVKIPLHDMLVYLRRRKVEAGQGDKLETAGMKGFATVVSSSKRFAAAIRLGQIAQKAVVRKGEITLKLGPLKGWNTYRVAPSLAKKLFRQQWNTLEHKLEQERNVMQPDVLSRMEKILADRSKGGTQHEGTE; encoded by the coding sequence ATGACCGCCGTACACTCACATTCCATGAACCAAAAGGTTAAGAAACGCGCAGAGCTGGCTCTCAATGATGATTTTCTGCGGAATGCAGTTCGTTTCACTACAGAGCGGCTGCGCAACGGTAAGCGGGTGGCCTCAGAGCAGCACGGAAATTGGGAGGAATGGCGTGAGCGCGGGCGCCAAATTCGTCTTCATACCATTGCCCATCTGGACTATTACTTAAATCTATTTGTAGAAAATGCCCGCGCCAACGGGGTGCATATCCATTTTGCCGACACAGCAGCCGATGCCGTACGTATTACACTGGATATTGCTGCGCATAGCCAAGCTCGTTCCGTCGTCAAATCCAAGTCGATGGTGTCGGAGGAGTTACATTTGAATCAGGCGCTGGAGGGGGCGGATATCGAGACGATTGAAAGTGACCTCGGTGAATATATTATTCAACTGGCAGGAGAGCCCCCGTCTCATATCGTCATTCCGGCGATTCACAAAAACCGCTATCAGATTGCCGAGCTGCTGTCCAAAGAAGCAGGGGAGAAACTGTCCGCGGATACGACGATTTTGGCGGGCTTTGTCCGCAAAAAGCTACGTGAGAAGTTTCTAGAAGCAGATATTGGCATGACCGGGTGTAACTTTGCCATCGCCGAGACAGGCTCCATGGTTCTGTTCGAAAATGAAGGCAACGCACGAATGGTATCCACTTTGCCCAAAACGCAAATTACGCTGATGGGCATGGAACGGATTATTCCATCTTGGACGGATTTGGAGGTCATGGCTACATTACTGCCACGATCCGCTACCGGACAGAAGCTGACCATGTACATGTCTGGAATTTCAGGCCCCCGGCGTAGCCAAGATGCTGATGGACCGGAGGAAATGCACATCATCATCGTAGATAACGGACGCTCACTACAGCTAGGCAATCCCGAGTTTCAAGAGTTGCTGAATTGCATTCGCTGTGGTGCTTGCCTGAATGCCTGTCCGGTGTACCGACACATCGGCGGGCACGCGTATGGCGGGACATATAGTGGCCCTATCGGTGCAGTGCTTACGCCTGCCCTTCATGGCAACATCGAAGAGTGGAACGATATCGCGAGTGCGTCCAGTCTGTGTGGTGCGTGTTATGAAGCCTGTCCGGTCAAAATACCGCTGCATGATATGCTGGTATATTTGCGTAGACGTAAGGTGGAGGCGGGACAAGGAGATAAGCTGGAAACGGCAGGAATGAAAGGTTTTGCGACAGTGGTTTCCAGCTCGAAGCGATTCGCAGCGGCGATTCGGCTAGGGCAGATTGCACAGAAAGCGGTCGTCCGTAAGGGCGAAATCACCCTTAAGCTGGGCCCGCTAAAGGGATGGAATACGTACCGCGTAGCTCCCTCTCTGGCGAAAAAATTATTTCGTCAGCAGTGGAACACGCTGGAGCATAAACTGGAGCAGGAACGCAACGTGATGCAGCCGGATGTTCTCAGCCGAATGGAGAAGATTTTGGCAGATAGAAGTAAAGGAGGGACGCAGCATGAGGGAACAGAGTAA
- a CDS encoding (Fe-S)-binding protein codes for MKVSLFITCLSDAIYPKVGEAMARLLARYGVQLDFPKVQTCCGQPSYNSGYWDETRVAAKTILKAFNDSDFVVSPSGSCTYMIHHYPELFKDEPEWLDSARRLEQKTYEFTQFMVQVLGVTDVGASFPHKVTYHPSCHGTRLLGVKEEPMKLLGSVKGLQLVPLPFAEDCCGFGGTFAVKMPDISGAMVTEKVDHIRETEAEVLVGLDMACLMNIAGNLRYREEPVRVMHLAELLYEGVKHA; via the coding sequence ATGAAGGTATCTTTATTTATTACCTGTCTGAGTGATGCGATTTATCCCAAGGTGGGGGAAGCGATGGCACGCTTGCTTGCCAGATATGGTGTTCAGCTGGATTTTCCGAAGGTGCAGACATGCTGCGGACAGCCGTCCTATAACAGCGGGTATTGGGATGAAACGAGGGTTGCGGCCAAAACGATTTTGAAAGCGTTTAACGACAGCGATTTTGTCGTATCCCCCTCCGGTTCCTGCACATATATGATTCATCATTACCCGGAGTTGTTTAAGGATGAGCCCGAATGGCTCGATTCGGCACGGAGGCTTGAGCAAAAGACGTACGAGTTTACGCAATTTATGGTGCAGGTGCTGGGCGTGACCGATGTGGGCGCGTCTTTTCCGCATAAGGTAACCTACCATCCGTCTTGCCATGGCACACGTTTGCTCGGCGTGAAGGAGGAACCGATGAAGCTGCTTGGCAGTGTAAAGGGGCTGCAATTAGTACCACTTCCCTTTGCTGAGGACTGTTGTGGCTTTGGCGGGACTTTCGCGGTGAAAATGCCGGATATTTCGGGAGCGATGGTGACTGAAAAAGTGGACCACATCAGGGAGACCGAAGCCGAGGTACTGGTCGGACTAGATATGGCCTGCTTGATGAACATTGCCGGAAATCTCCGGTATCGGGAGGAGCCAGTTCGGGTCATGCATCTGGCTGAGCTGCTGTACGAAGGGGTGAAGCACGCATGA
- a CDS encoding CHRD domain-containing protein: MSNKFRATLRGANEVPPVRTNATGTAEFRYRPTSQQLSFELTVRNISRVTEAHIHLGRRGENGPVVATLFGPSKFGITVRRGVVSGMLRACDLTGPLRGRTIYDLVCQIREGNAYVNVHTIRHPNGAIRGQIRRAPIKRCK; this comes from the coding sequence ATGTCTAATAAGTTTAGAGCCACCTTAAGGGGGGCTAATGAAGTGCCTCCTGTCAGAACAAATGCGACAGGAACAGCCGAATTTCGTTACCGTCCAACGAGCCAACAATTAAGCTTTGAACTGACTGTACGCAATATCTCACGGGTAACCGAAGCGCATATTCATCTGGGCCGAAGAGGTGAAAATGGCCCTGTTGTTGCTACACTGTTTGGTCCTTCGAAGTTTGGGATAACCGTTAGAAGAGGCGTCGTTAGCGGCATGCTTCGTGCTTGTGATCTTACCGGTCCGCTCAGAGGCAGAACCATTTATGATTTGGTGTGCCAAATTAGAGAGGGCAATGCCTACGTCAATGTCCACACGATCCGTCATCCGAACGGTGCCATTCGTGGACAGATTAGACGCGCACCTATCAAACGTTGCAAATAA
- a CDS encoding response regulator transcription factor: MHNGTILLVDDEPEIIKLMQIYLENEGYRLLMARDGLEALEQVSRESIDVMVLDVMMPNMDGVEACMKIRETEHFPIIMLSAKGQDMDKITGLSVGADDYVTKPFSPLELVARIKSQLRRVRKYTHSSPALEHEMILDELTINSATHEITLAGESIKLTPREFAIVELLARNRGQVLSMEQIYEKVWKEQYLESNNTLMVHVRKIREKIETDPRKPKYLKTVWGIGYKMEKFD, encoded by the coding sequence ATGCATAACGGAACCATTTTATTAGTAGACGATGAACCTGAAATTATTAAGCTGATGCAAATTTATTTGGAAAATGAAGGATATCGGCTGCTTATGGCACGAGACGGACTGGAAGCGCTGGAGCAAGTCAGTCGGGAATCGATAGATGTGATGGTGCTTGATGTGATGATGCCCAATATGGACGGGGTTGAAGCATGCATGAAGATCAGGGAAACCGAGCATTTTCCGATTATTATGTTGTCTGCGAAGGGACAAGATATGGACAAAATCACAGGACTTAGCGTTGGGGCCGATGATTATGTCACTAAGCCGTTCAGCCCGTTGGAGCTGGTGGCACGCATCAAATCCCAGCTGCGCAGAGTACGGAAATATACCCACTCTTCCCCTGCATTGGAGCATGAAATGATACTGGACGAACTCACCATTAATTCTGCTACGCATGAGATCACTCTCGCCGGAGAATCCATTAAGCTGACCCCGCGCGAATTTGCCATTGTCGAGCTGTTGGCCCGTAATCGTGGTCAAGTACTGAGCATGGAGCAGATCTATGAAAAAGTGTGGAAAGAGCAATATCTGGAATCCAACAACACGCTGATGGTTCATGTGCGTAAAATTCGCGAAAAAATTGAGACTGATCCGAGAAAACCCAAATACCTGAAAACGGTGTGGGGCATCGGCTACAAAATGGAAAAATTCGATTAA